One Oncorhynchus tshawytscha isolate Ot180627B unplaced genomic scaffold, Otsh_v2.0 Un_contig_12287_pilon_pilon, whole genome shotgun sequence genomic window carries:
- the LOC121845386 gene encoding LOW QUALITY PROTEIN: proton channel OTOP2-like (The sequence of the model RefSeq protein was modified relative to this genomic sequence to represent the inferred CDS: inserted 1 base in 1 codon; deleted 2 bases in 2 codons), protein GSDIFSTSRGTVSERGRNRSWLLSSIITVNVLILGIALVSGSVFNNVKINAINLQIFLIVLVILTTAWMLYYTIYTSREDHAVLYKDSYAGPVWLRGGLVLLGLCSLIMDVFKIANYVGYLHCDSAVKIAFPGVQALFILVQTYFLWLHAKDCVQLQQNITRCGLMLTLSTNLMLWMAAVTEESIHQTVVLPEDGNSTHSYDIRAPGGSSSCNCSHSACAVLEKAYYYLYPFNIEYSLFASAMAYVMWKNVGRLVDEHNHHSLHFRLKDVLVGPAVGLVMLVAGLGTFVIYKVDVESGNRETDTALMIHYVMNTVAVTLMSVSTVAGCAIYRLDQRDHVSXKNPTRSLDVGLLIGASFGQFTICYFTIVAVVATGAEGHLNALNLAVSLLTVIQLCLQNIFIIEGLHREPFHEDIHRASVFTNPYVLQAQTHRDIHNLPGTFMETKTSPALTVHSMHVAPSAPSSSPSSAPRLTWKRRALKEICAFLLLCNILLWIMPAFGARPQFDNTIGAEFYEFTMWAAVVNIGLPFGIFYRMHSVASLFEVFLTS, encoded by the exons GGGAGCGACATCTTCTCGACCAGCAGGGGCACGGTGAGCGAGAGGGGCCGTAACCGCAGCTGGCTACTCTCTAGCATCATCACGGTCAATGTCCTGATCCTAGGTATTGCTCTGGTCAGTGGCAGTGTCTTCAACAACGTTAAGATCAACGCCATCAACCTGCAGATCTTCCTCATCgtcctcgtcatcctcaccacTGCCTGGATGCTGTACTACACCATCTACACATCCAGGGAAGATCATGCCGTGCTCTACAAGGATAGCTATGCTGGGCCTGTGTGGCTCAGGG GTGGACTGGTGCTGTTAGGCTTATGCAGTCTGATTATGGACGTGTTTAAGATTGCTAACTACGTAGGCTACCTGCACTGTGACTCTGCTGTGAAGATAGCGTTCCCTGGCGTACAAGCTCTATTCATACTTGTCCAG ACATACTTCCTCTGGCTCCACGCTAAAGACTGTGTACAGCTACAACAGAACATAACTCG CTGTGGGCTGATGTTGACTCTGTCTACCAATCTGATGTTGTGGATGGCAGCAGTCACAGAGGAGTCCATACACCAGACTGTTGTTCTACCAGAGGACGGCAACAGCACACATTCCTATGACATCAGAG CCCCTGGTGGATCCAGCAGCTGTAACTGCAGCCACTCTGCCTGTGCCGTCTTAGAAAAGGCCTATTACTACCTGTACCCATTCAACATCGAGTACAGCCTGTTTGCCTCGGCCATGGCCTACGTCATGTGGAAGAACGTGGGCCGCCTGGTAGACGAGCACAACCACCACTCGCTCCATTTCCGCCTGAAGGACGTGCTGGTGGGGCCTGCGGTCGGGCTGGTCATGCTGGTGGCGGGCCTGGGAACCTTTGTCATCTACAAGGTGGACGTGGAGTCGGGGAACCGGGAAACG GACACGGCGCTGATGATACACTACGTGATGAACACTGTGGCTGTGACGCTCATGTCCGTCTCGACCGTGGCTGGTTGCGCCATCTACCGGCTGGACCAGAGGGACCACGTGT GGAAGAACCCCACACGGAGCCTGGATGTAGGCTTGCTGATCGGCGCCTCATTCGGACAGTTCACCATCTGTTATTTCACCATCGTGGCTGTGGTGGCAACGGGGGCCGAGGGCCACCTCAACGCTCTCAACCTGGCTGTCTCCCTGCTCACTGTGATCCAGCTCTGCCTGCAGAACATCTTCATCATCGAGGGCCTCCATCGTGAGCCCTTCCACGAAGACATCCACCGGGCCTCTGTATTCACAAACCCATACGTCCTTCAAGCCCAAACCCATAGAGACATACACAACCTCCCAGGGACATTCATGGAGACCAAGACGTCCCCGGCCCTCACAGTTCACAGTATGCATGTTGCTCCTTCTGCTCCTTCTAGCTCCCCTTCCTCAGCGCCA AGGCTGACCTGGAAGAGGAGGGCCCTGAAGGAGATCTGTGCATTTCTGCTGCTCTGCAACATCCTT CTCTGGATCATGCCGGCGTTTGGCGCCCGCCCCCAGTTTGACAACACGATTGGAGCAGAGTTTTACGAGTTCACCATGTGGGCGGCTGTTGTGAATATCGGACTCCCTTTCGGAATCTTTTACCGTATGCACTCAGTCGCCAGCCTCTTTGAGGTCTTCCTAACCTCCTAA